Proteins from a genomic interval of Quercus lobata isolate SW786 chromosome 11, ValleyOak3.0 Primary Assembly, whole genome shotgun sequence:
- the LOC115968645 gene encoding uncharacterized protein LOC115968645, whose product MNMVNALDSPLEALALDYINVGFLTIVNNLWTWVAVITAAVSFWRIRVATGGAVAATSSDESPSQPPRYDQSSIGSKPVSEIKVPDVLLPRDDEPVSISGSGSDSDSGIMEVDDVKADGVTKGVKFFAVYYEENDCGEDDGELTAEESGVDGAVKVGEWWDSWERALRMKMGEMGWYKYQDLTELNGNVVRLWDSSCASTKELKYSSKMISCGVW is encoded by the coding sequence atgaatatgGTGAATGCGTTAGATTCTCCTTTAGAAGCACTTGCTCTTGATTATATTAACGTTGGTTTTCTGACCATTGTTAATAATTTGTGGACATGGGTAGCCGTTATAACGGCTGCCGTTAGTTTCTGGAGGATCAGAGTAGCCACCGGCGGTGCCGTGGCGGCTACTTCCTCCGACGAGTCTCCATCGCAACCGCCGAGGTATGATCAAAGCTCAATTGGGTCAAAGCCGGTTTCGGAAATAAAGGTTCCTGATGTGCTGCTGCCACGTGACGATGAGCCAGTTTCAATTTCGGGTTCGGGTTCGGACTCAGACTCGGGGATAATGGAGGTTGACGACGTTAAAGCTGACGGAGTGACGAAGGGGGTGAAGTTTTTTGCTGTGTACTACGAGGAAAACGATTGTGGCGAAGATGACGGAGAGTTAACGGCGGAGGAAAGCGGCGTTGACGGTGCCGTTAAGGTGGGAGAGTGGTGGGACAGTTGGGAGAGAGCGTTGAGGATGAAGATGGGAGAGATGGGGTGGTACAAGTATCAGGACTTGACGGAGCTTAACGGTAACGTCGTTAGATTATGGGACAGTAGTTGTGCAAGTACAAAGGAATTGAAGTACAGCTCAAAGATGATAAGCTGTGGTGTGTGGTAG